TCGGCATCTTCTTCGTGCCGGTCTTCTTCGTCGTTGTCCGCAAGCTGTTCCACCGCAGGGAGCATCCTGCGCCCACGACCAGCACGGAGGCGCAGGCATGAGCCCGCTGAAACCCGCCCTGGCGGCGCTCCTCATCGTCTCCACCGCACTTTCGGCCTGCGCGACACTGGCCCCACGCTATGAACGACCCGCCCTGGCGGCGCCGCAGACCTGGCCGGATCCCGCCCAGGGCGCGGCGGCCTCCGCCGGCGACCTCGCCTGGCGCGACGTGTTCCTGGACGCCAAGCTGCAGGCCCTGATCGATCTGGCGCTCGCCAACAATCGCGACCTCCGTCTGGCCGCGGCCAATATCGAACAGGCGAGGGCGCAGTACCGCATCCAGCGCGCAGCGCTCCTGCCGACGGTCAACGGCGTTCTGTCCCGCTCCGAGACTGTGACGCCGGCGGCCGGGTCGGCCTTTGGCCAGGCGCTTGATATCAAGCAGGCGAGCGCGTCCGTGAACCTGACGTCGTTCGAACTCGACCTGTTCGGCCGCATCCGCAGCCTCAGCCGGTCGGCTCTGGAATCGTTCTTCGCCACTGAGGAGAATCAGCGCGCCGTCCGTATCAGCCTGATCGCCGAGACGGCCTCAGCCTATCTGCAGATGGCTTCCGACCTCGAGTTGATGGCGATCACCCGGTCGGCGCTGGACGACCGCGATGAATCCCTTCGCCTGACCCGTCGTCGCTTCGACGCCGGCGTCGCCTCCGACCTTGACCTCAGCCAGGCCGAAACCCTCGCCGAACAGGCGCGCAGCGACCTAGCGACAGCGACCGCGCTCGTCGGCCAGGACCAGAACGCGCTGCGGCTGGTCGTCGGCGCTCAGCCGCCTGCGGCCCTGCTCCCGGCGGCGGGCGTCTCCTCGACAACCGTCCTGGCCGACCTGCCCGCGGGCATGCCCTCCGACGTGTTGACCCGCCGCCCGGATGTCCTGGCCGCGGAGCACACTCTGCGGGCGCGCAACGCCGACATCGGCGCGGCGCGGGCGGCCTTCTTCCCGAGGATCGCGCTCACCGGCAATTACGGGACCGCCAGCTCCGCCATCAGCGGTCTGTTCGACGCCGGCACCAAGGCCTGGAGCTTCGCCCCGCAGATCGTTCTGCCGCTTTTCGCGGGCGGGGCGAATATCGCCGGCCTGAAGCGCTCCCGGGCTGCTCGGGACGCCGCTGTCGCCACCTACGAGAAGACGGTGCAGACGGCCTTCCGCGAGGTCGCCGACCAGCTGGCGGTGCGCAGCACGATCCGCGACCGTGTCGAGGCCCAGACCCGTCTGACCAGCGCCGCCGAGCGGGCGCAACGCCTGTCGCGTGCGCGATATGAGGCCGGCGTCGATTCCTACATCACCGCCCTGGACGCGAACCGCACGCTCTATACGGCGCGCCAGACCTTGCTGTCGGCCAGGCTGGCTGAGCAACTGAACCGCGTCACGCTCTACAAGGTGCTTGGCGGCGGCGCCGGCTGACGGACGCTGAACGACAGCGGCCGCCGCTCTGCGTCGAGCCGCAGCACCGCGTCGGCGCGCGCCGGACCCTCCTCAAGGAGCCGGCGTGTGACGCGTTCGAAGTGGGCGACGAAGCGCGCGACCTGGGCGTCGTCCATCAGGCCCGGCGCGCCTGGGCGCGCCGCGCGCAGTTTTGCCTCCTGTTCGCGACGCCAACCAACCACCACCTCGAAGTCCGGCGGCAGGATCTGGATCAGCGCGTCGAGCTGGGCGAACAGCGTCTGATCGGCCGCCAGGGCGGTGTTGACATAGGCCCGCCAGACACCCGTCGGGTCCTCGTTGCGCTCGAGCGCGTTGAGCGGCGTCGCAAGGTCAGCCATGGGCGCAGGCCTGGCGCCCACGCACCACCCTTCAAAGAGCACGACGTCGGCGGGCCC
This is a stretch of genomic DNA from Phenylobacterium immobile (ATCC 35973). It encodes these proteins:
- a CDS encoding efflux transporter outer membrane subunit, translated to MSPLKPALAALLIVSTALSACATLAPRYERPALAAPQTWPDPAQGAAASAGDLAWRDVFLDAKLQALIDLALANNRDLRLAAANIEQARAQYRIQRAALLPTVNGVLSRSETVTPAAGSAFGQALDIKQASASVNLTSFELDLFGRIRSLSRSALESFFATEENQRAVRISLIAETASAYLQMASDLELMAITRSALDDRDESLRLTRRRFDAGVASDLDLSQAETLAEQARSDLATATALVGQDQNALRLVVGAQPPAALLPAAGVSSTTVLADLPAGMPSDVLTRRPDVLAAEHTLRARNADIGAARAAFFPRIALTGNYGTASSAISGLFDAGTKAWSFAPQIVLPLFAGGANIAGLKRSRAARDAAVATYEKTVQTAFREVADQLAVRSTIRDRVEAQTRLTSAAERAQRLSRARYEAGVDSYITALDANRTLYTARQTLLSARLAEQLNRVTLYKVLGGGAG
- a CDS encoding kinase; translation: MPTESEAGWPRNYAATVDIALRPLAQLILERRRQRPFMVGLSGPQGSGKSTACEVLSDLLRGHGLRVASLSIDDLYLTHAERQILARDVHPLLATRGPPGTHDRALGMSVLAALRAGESLALPRFDKSTDDRTPEADWPWFEGPADVVLFEGWCVGARPAPMADLATPLNALERNEDPTGVWRAYVNTALAADQTLFAQLDALIQILPPDFEVVVGWRREQEAKLRAARPGAPGLMDDAQVARFVAHFERVTRRLLEEGPARADAVLRLDAERRPLSFSVRQPAPPPSTL